A single region of the Sinobacterium caligoides genome encodes:
- the petA gene encoding ubiquinol-cytochrome c reductase iron-sulfur subunit — protein MTDEVNSGRRRFLTAATSVVGAVGAVGVATPFLGSWNPSAKAKAAGAPVSADVGKIEPGRMIIAEWRGKPVYLVHRTQEQLDTLAGHNDHLLDPQSEQPQQPSYVTGIERSIKPELLVLVGLCTHLGCAPKYRPEVAPADLGEDWVGGFFCPCHGSKYDLSGRVYQGVPAPLNLEVPPYRYVSDVVIIVGEDQEQA, from the coding sequence ATGACTGACGAGGTAAATTCAGGGCGGCGACGGTTTTTGACTGCGGCAACTTCGGTTGTGGGTGCAGTCGGGGCCGTCGGTGTTGCTACGCCGTTTTTGGGGTCTTGGAACCCTAGTGCCAAGGCTAAGGCTGCCGGCGCGCCAGTGAGCGCGGATGTTGGTAAGATAGAGCCGGGGCGGATGATTATTGCCGAGTGGCGTGGTAAGCCGGTTTATTTGGTGCACCGAACGCAAGAGCAGTTGGATACGTTGGCAGGGCATAACGATCATTTGCTCGACCCTCAATCAGAGCAGCCACAGCAGCCTTCCTATGTAACAGGAATCGAGCGTTCGATTAAGCCTGAGCTACTTGTTCTGGTTGGTTTGTGTACTCACCTTGGTTGTGCGCCTAAGTATCGTCCAGAAGTCGCTCCTGCCGATTTAGGCGAGGATTGGGTCGGTGGTTTCTTCTGCCCTTGCCATGGCTCGAAGTATGATCTCTCTGGTCGCGTATATCAGGGGGTGCCTGCGCCTCTTAACTTAGAGGTGCCTCCCTATCGCTATGTCTCTGATGTAGTGATCATCGTTGGCGAAGACCAGGA
- the rplM gene encoding 50S ribosomal protein L13, whose product MKTFSAKPADVKRDWYVVDAADQTLGRLATEIAHRLRGKHKAEYTPHVDTGDYIVVINAEKIRVSGKKTTDKIYYGHTEYPGGLKSITFEQLIDKAPERVIQSAVKGMLPRNPLGRAMFKKMKVYAGSEHPHTAQQPLELDLGVSK is encoded by the coding sequence ATGAAGACTTTTAGCGCTAAGCCAGCTGATGTAAAACGCGACTGGTATGTTGTTGATGCGGCAGACCAGACTCTTGGTCGTCTGGCTACCGAAATTGCACACCGTCTACGCGGTAAGCATAAGGCAGAATACACTCCTCATGTTGATACCGGCGATTATATCGTTGTGATTAATGCAGAGAAGATCCGTGTATCTGGTAAGAAGACAACGGATAAGATTTACTACGGTCACACCGAATATCCTGGTGGTCTAAAGAGCATCACCTTTGAGCAGTTGATTGATAAAGCGCCTGAGCGTGTTATTCAGTCTGCCGTTAAGGGCATGTTGCCACGCAACCCTCTGGGGCGTGCAATGTTTAAGAAAATGAAGGTCTACGCCGGTAGTGAGCATCCTCACACTGCGCAGCAGCCTCTAGAACTTGATCTTGGGGTAAGTAAATAA
- the rpsI gene encoding 30S ribosomal protein S9 yields the protein MSATQYYGTGRRKTSTARVFLTAGTGNITINNRTIENFFGREVARMIVRQPLELVELVEKFDLNITVKGGGSFGQAGAIRHGITRALMEYDEGLRPALRKAGFVTRDAREVERKKVGLRKARKKPQFSKR from the coding sequence ATGTCTGCTACTCAATACTACGGTACCGGTCGTCGTAAGACCTCGACAGCTCGCGTGTTCCTTACTGCAGGAACGGGCAACATCACTATCAACAACCGCACCATCGAAAATTTCTTCGGTCGTGAAGTTGCGCGCATGATTGTGCGTCAGCCTCTAGAGTTGGTTGAACTGGTAGAAAAGTTTGATCTGAACATTACTGTTAAAGGCGGTGGTAGCTTCGGTCAAGCTGGTGCAATTCGTCACGGTATCACCCGTGCCTTGATGGAGTACGACGAAGGTCTTCGTCCAGCTCTTCGTAAGGCTGGCTTTGTTACTCGTGATGCTCGTGAAGTTGAACGTAAGAAAGTCGGACTACGTAAAGCACGTAAGAAGCCTCAGTTCTCTAAGCGTTAA